One Microlunatus soli genomic window carries:
- a CDS encoding tryptophan 2,3-dioxygenase family protein: protein MTALTYASYLRLAELLELQQLRAAAASPAVRGAEHLFIVAHQASELWVRQLLTDLEHAASALEGDDPDTTAEFLRRMVAVGGLLRAHLDVLGTMPGHRFADFRGELGTASGAQSRQFRQLDSALGLRRDHCRLMIALQSTCDRHRVTLTGLLSGGADGAPPALCEVARLMVDVARSIWQWKVGHLQLVAGMLGTDCTGTGGSSGTGYLGNRLDLPFPELFEALSAVQRPGSTLETSSQPA from the coding sequence GTGACCGCGCTGACCTACGCCAGCTACCTGCGGCTGGCCGAATTGCTCGAGTTGCAGCAGCTGCGGGCTGCAGCGGCGTCGCCGGCGGTGCGCGGCGCAGAACACCTCTTCATCGTCGCTCATCAGGCCTCCGAGCTGTGGGTTCGACAGCTGTTGACGGACCTGGAGCATGCGGCCTCGGCACTGGAGGGCGACGACCCCGACACGACGGCGGAGTTCCTGCGCCGGATGGTTGCGGTGGGAGGACTTCTGCGTGCGCACCTCGATGTCCTCGGCACCATGCCGGGGCATCGGTTCGCCGACTTCCGTGGCGAGCTCGGCACCGCCTCCGGTGCTCAGTCCCGGCAGTTTCGTCAGCTCGACAGTGCGCTCGGGCTGCGGCGGGATCACTGCCGGCTGATGATCGCCTTGCAGTCCACCTGTGACCGGCATCGGGTGACGTTGACCGGGCTGCTGTCCGGCGGTGCCGACGGTGCGCCGCCGGCACTGTGCGAGGTCGCCCGACTGATGGTCGACGTGGCGCGCAGCATCTGGCAGTGGAAGGTCGGCCACCTGCAGTTGGTCGCCGGCATGCTGGGCACCGACTGCACCGGAACCGGTGGATCCTCCGGCACCGGTTACCTCGGCAACCGGTTGGATCTTCCCTTCCCGGAGCTGTTCGAGGCACTGTCCGCTGTGCAACGGCCGGGTTCGACCCTGGAGACGTCCTCGCAGCCGGCCTGA
- a CDS encoding cytochrome P450 family protein, protein MTLTTDAKNEPMTTGQQPPESASLFSLDFIRDPYPTYAQLRANTPVTKVRSPHGFDMWLLVRFDDVSAALTDRRMSRDLRNAPDEVLAYTGSTDIATNQNLLTLDPPDHTRMRKLVQSAFTSRRVRDLEESVAELVQRLMDAMTGRPQVDLVPALGFALPLTVICRLLGIPNRERPEFRRWMDGLMMSGGGQAAADRLRESQHRLVEYFQGLVRRKRIDPGDDLLSAMIEATDNDQQLSADELVGLTFNLLVAGHETTVGLLSTSMMLMITHPEQLAAVQSEPERWGDAIDEVLRFEGPAGISLAITTEDVEYAGQLIPAQSVVAALLQSANRDPGRFDHPDRFDVAREGRSHLGFGAGLHRCIGAPLAKMEARIAVPMMFERFPDIALDTDQLQWMPTPFFRQLRTLPVRLAG, encoded by the coding sequence ATGACATTGACGACCGACGCGAAGAACGAGCCGATGACCACCGGGCAACAGCCGCCGGAATCCGCCTCGTTGTTCTCGCTGGACTTCATCCGTGATCCGTACCCGACCTACGCACAACTGCGCGCAAACACGCCGGTGACCAAGGTCCGGTCCCCGCATGGATTCGACATGTGGCTACTGGTCCGGTTCGACGATGTGTCGGCCGCACTCACCGATCGCAGGATGAGCAGGGACCTGCGGAACGCACCGGACGAGGTTCTGGCCTACACCGGCAGCACCGATATCGCCACCAACCAGAACCTGCTCACCCTCGACCCACCGGACCACACCCGGATGCGCAAGCTCGTGCAGTCGGCATTCACCAGCCGACGCGTCCGAGATCTGGAGGAGTCGGTCGCAGAACTGGTGCAGCGGCTGATGGACGCCATGACCGGTCGACCCCAGGTCGATCTCGTTCCGGCGCTCGGATTCGCGTTGCCGCTGACCGTGATCTGCCGACTGCTCGGCATCCCCAACCGGGAGCGACCGGAGTTCCGGCGCTGGATGGACGGGCTGATGATGTCGGGCGGCGGCCAAGCGGCCGCCGATCGGCTGCGGGAGTCCCAGCATCGCCTGGTGGAATACTTCCAGGGTCTCGTCCGCCGGAAGCGCATCGATCCGGGTGACGACCTGCTCTCGGCCATGATCGAAGCGACCGACAATGATCAACAGCTCTCCGCCGACGAACTCGTCGGACTCACGTTCAATCTGCTGGTTGCCGGGCACGAGACGACCGTCGGACTGCTGTCGACATCGATGATGCTGATGATCACCCATCCCGAGCAGCTGGCCGCGGTGCAGTCCGAGCCGGAACGCTGGGGTGACGCGATCGACGAGGTCCTGCGTTTCGAGGGCCCGGCCGGGATCTCGCTGGCGATCACCACCGAGGACGTCGAATATGCCGGTCAACTGATCCCTGCCCAGTCCGTGGTGGCCGCACTCCTGCAGTCGGCCAATCGGGATCCGGGACGTTTCGATCACCCGGACCGCTTCGACGTCGCGCGCGAAGGCCGGAGCCATCTCGGATTCGGTGCCGGGCTGCATCGCTGCATCGGCGCACCGTTGGCGAAGATGGAGGCCAGGATCGCGGTCCCGATGATGTTCGAGCGGTTCCCCGACATCGCCCTCGACACCGATCAATTGCAATGGATGCCCACTCCGTTCTTCCGGCAGCTGCGGACGCTGCCCGTCCGATTGGCAGGCTGA
- a CDS encoding alpha/beta hydrolase translates to MRSIRSKHSLSPSVFPGIPVAAAIAALIIPALSATPHADQASAEPRPAAPISWQSCPATAGTATDAGSTPQCARLPVPLDHDHPEGRTIGLALVRHPATGASRGTIVVNAGTQAGGGTAFVSQYGQQLFGRLNKQFDIVGVDTRGTGQSVPAVRCTTHEQDRAIEAPIPAFQSTADRPTRLAEATKITQRCQERSGSILPYLSTTADARDLDIVRTALGEQRLRYIGVSNGTLLGQEYADRFPDRVGAMVLDSPLDISEYMNHPLRFDRDQMVASEHTLQTFLSWCADNPQSCSFGGDDPRQAFERLVMRMEDNRKAHPERDDIVTGGNLLQYVLGQLIFPSAWPDLAKTLAAMESQPLPLAPLQHGENTVLAEFLSHACLDKRLPEDLRAYDRQLRAASRVSPHFGSMFGYGQLKCRQWPAEPVDRNDGPWTHTGTGRTLVVIGTDDPLAPASGAVRVRNRAHAASIQVAGSGHMQLGKTPCVDSEVADFFLGRAVPRRASCSVPLPTK, encoded by the coding sequence ATGCGCTCCATCCGGTCGAAGCATTCGTTGTCGCCGTCGGTGTTCCCGGGAATCCCGGTCGCTGCCGCCATCGCCGCTCTGATCATCCCTGCCCTGTCCGCCACACCTCATGCCGACCAGGCATCGGCAGAACCGAGACCGGCGGCGCCGATCTCCTGGCAGAGTTGCCCTGCGACGGCCGGCACCGCCACCGATGCCGGGTCCACACCGCAATGTGCGAGGCTGCCGGTGCCGTTGGACCATGATCATCCGGAGGGTCGCACGATCGGCCTGGCGCTGGTGAGACATCCGGCAACTGGGGCGAGCCGCGGCACCATTGTGGTGAATGCGGGGACCCAGGCCGGCGGCGGGACCGCCTTCGTGTCGCAGTACGGGCAGCAGCTGTTCGGCCGGTTGAACAAACAGTTCGACATCGTCGGGGTCGACACCCGCGGCACCGGACAGAGCGTTCCGGCGGTTCGCTGCACGACGCACGAACAGGATCGTGCCATCGAAGCACCGATCCCGGCGTTCCAGTCCACGGCCGATCGGCCGACCAGGCTTGCCGAGGCGACCAAGATCACCCAGCGCTGTCAGGAGCGCAGCGGCTCGATCCTGCCGTACCTCAGCACAACCGCTGACGCGCGTGACCTGGATATCGTCCGGACCGCGCTCGGCGAGCAACGGTTGCGCTACATCGGGGTTTCGAACGGGACCTTGTTGGGCCAGGAGTACGCCGACCGGTTCCCCGACCGGGTCGGCGCGATGGTCCTGGACTCGCCGTTGGACATCTCCGAGTACATGAACCACCCGTTGCGATTCGATCGGGACCAGATGGTCGCGTCCGAGCACACACTCCAGACGTTCCTGAGCTGGTGTGCCGACAATCCGCAGTCCTGCAGTTTCGGCGGCGACGACCCGCGACAGGCGTTCGAGCGTCTGGTGATGCGGATGGAGGACAACCGGAAGGCTCATCCCGAGCGCGACGACATCGTCACCGGCGGCAATCTGCTGCAGTACGTGCTCGGCCAGTTGATCTTCCCCAGCGCGTGGCCCGACCTGGCGAAAACCCTTGCTGCGATGGAATCCCAACCGTTGCCGCTCGCTCCGTTGCAACACGGTGAGAACACCGTTCTGGCCGAGTTCCTGTCGCACGCCTGCCTGGACAAGAGGCTTCCGGAGGATCTGCGTGCCTACGACCGGCAGCTACGTGCCGCCTCCAGGGTGTCACCGCACTTCGGCTCGATGTTCGGCTACGGCCAGCTGAAGTGCCGGCAGTGGCCGGCCGAACCGGTCGACCGCAATGACGGACCGTGGACCCATACCGGCACCGGCCGGACACTGGTCGTGATCGGAACCGACGACCCGCTGGCGCCGGCCTCCGGAGCTGTACGGGTCCGCAACCGTGCGCACGCGGCGAGCATTCAGGTAGCGGGCTCGGGTCATATGCAGCTCGGAAAGACGCCGTGTGTGGACAGCGAGGTCGCCGACTTCTTCCTCGGTCGCGCCGTCCCCCGGCGTGCCAGCTGCAGCGTTCCCCTTCCGACGAAATGA
- a CDS encoding winged helix DNA-binding domain-containing protein translates to MTARTNMRSNTKITAEEAIGYRMAEHHLTSPAPDLDTAAGAVAVQNTPPGTAALALRCRVPELTPDAFSTALDADRSLLQLWSLRQAPCVFPTRDLAVFTEPLVPDDEEANRFAVGGLIAEFDKHDLRAGDMVATMREAIETELDGKELSKRELGSALAPHFPKQLAALFEPDQFSSFTAVLARPVAVTGLFCFAPRRGNEASFVRTDQWLAAAPKPQPKPKKLSPKQARIELLNRYLRCYGPSTPERLAEWAGVAPSVAQRIWDQGDLEQVRFEDHDAWVVAGAAKDYVDAPEPPAVRVIPPYDPYLYQRDRATIADPAVHKQLWRATGNPGVVLERGRVTGTCRLEKKGKKLTAKVAAFGRFSKSTLTAIEKDLAGIEQFKGCSSLSITTD, encoded by the coding sequence GTGACCGCCCGGACGAACATGAGGAGCAACACCAAGATCACAGCGGAGGAGGCGATCGGCTACCGGATGGCGGAGCACCATCTGACATCGCCGGCGCCGGATCTGGACACTGCGGCCGGAGCCGTAGCCGTGCAGAACACCCCACCGGGGACAGCGGCACTGGCCCTCCGCTGTCGGGTGCCGGAACTGACGCCGGACGCGTTCAGCACGGCCTTGGACGCCGACCGGTCGCTGCTGCAGCTGTGGAGTCTGCGGCAGGCGCCGTGCGTGTTCCCGACCCGAGATCTCGCGGTGTTCACCGAACCGCTGGTGCCCGATGACGAGGAGGCCAACCGGTTCGCCGTCGGCGGGCTGATCGCTGAATTCGACAAGCATGATCTCCGCGCCGGCGACATGGTCGCCACCATGCGGGAGGCGATCGAGACCGAATTGGACGGCAAGGAACTGTCCAAACGTGAGCTGGGCAGCGCGTTGGCTCCGCACTTCCCCAAGCAACTCGCTGCGCTGTTCGAGCCCGATCAGTTCAGTTCGTTCACCGCGGTGCTCGCCCGTCCGGTCGCGGTGACCGGCCTCTTCTGTTTCGCACCGCGGCGCGGCAACGAGGCGTCCTTCGTTCGTACGGATCAATGGTTGGCAGCGGCGCCGAAGCCGCAACCGAAGCCGAAGAAGTTGTCGCCCAAACAGGCCAGGATCGAGCTGCTGAACAGATATCTGCGCTGTTACGGGCCATCCACTCCGGAGCGGTTGGCCGAATGGGCGGGGGTTGCGCCCAGCGTCGCCCAGCGGATCTGGGACCAGGGCGACCTCGAGCAGGTCCGGTTCGAGGATCACGATGCCTGGGTGGTGGCCGGAGCCGCCAAGGACTACGTCGATGCCCCGGAACCCCCTGCGGTCCGGGTGATACCGCCGTACGACCCCTACCTCTATCAACGCGACCGAGCCACCATCGCCGACCCTGCTGTGCACAAACAGCTGTGGCGAGCGACGGGGAACCCGGGCGTTGTGTTGGAACGCGGCCGGGTGACCGGCACCTGCCGGCTGGAGAAGAAGGGCAAGAAGTTGACCGCGAAGGTCGCCGCCTTCGGCCGCTTCAGCAAGTCGACGTTGACAGCGATCGAGAAGGACCTGGCGGGCATCGAGCAGTTCAAGGGCTGTTCCTCGCTGTCGATCACCACCGATTGA
- a CDS encoding non-ribosomal peptide synthetase produces the protein MTSLDMFATETIAPCVPLPAGFLQQAEDDPQRVALSWSGEPWTFGRLADRSRRYATLLDERIPAGGWVAICAERSPEVVGLVMGALLAGRAVVPLEPAHPVPRLRSTLDDAEPALLIHDHTAPAGLITSWTGDQASLDEVAAEVVLVDEPDPISPDPADVAYVIYTSGSTGQPKGVMVQHQQLADLVIARTTADPMITTGDTVLSIASLAFDMMVTDIFVTLAAGARVVLPPEGDRQRDPDALLAAIEDHQVTTVYATPSLLQMLVLAGLGSEGRRKIRVLTGGEAFSESLADELIGRTSELYNGYGPTETTVYASFHKITDTGHRPLGRPIPGARFYPLDDRLSIKPMHVRAELGIGGSLVSAGYHRRAALTADRFRPDPYATVPGSRCYLSADMIKVDGGGHVIFVGRKDSQVKIRGHRVEPGEVEAVLAALDGVEQAAVITTDDGPGGTELLGCYVGGADVTEVREGLRARLPEPMVPARLQSVAAIPLTVNGKLDRSALVLRDDRSGTVESAEPESELERSIAALWCEVLEQPRVGLTDSFFDLGGHSLLAMEIVARIRVAWGTNLSVWELFAEPTVQAWAAALEQALGSDDEGDQVRTAPVSFVQAALCVAEQVVPGSTSPGYVTSADLTGKPDTGRLLAALESVVLRHDSLRTRIDLRGADSLQVVEQYADLDFDEQVVRDRDEVHRVVEQWAAEPFDLSTGPLFRVLLTENADPTDARHWSLHLNLHDVIGDRQSAVIMLQELADRYAGIDAADGQDGPSSLLDLSKLQRSQSASPEAEALLTAWESRLARRAVEADDRFETAVCPATLDPQTVDRLRRRAEQADTDLQTVLLAALLQVTGTRLGALVLDGRTAATADIVGRLASTLLIPTSTADRSGPPSVTEVLRAKEWAEQNPVPAELLTVRLPGRVTVPDAVVSVADSAAAIPTDGGLVIRPPEVGGATAGPRTGIGVVLELHHTADGGLTGLIQYRPSIFGDRIERVLDDLGAVLVADDDSSGDGRVGRADAVGGPT, from the coding sequence ATGACCAGTCTTGACATGTTCGCCACCGAGACCATTGCGCCCTGTGTGCCGTTACCGGCCGGCTTCCTACAGCAGGCGGAGGACGACCCGCAGCGAGTCGCGCTGTCCTGGTCCGGTGAGCCGTGGACCTTCGGCCGACTGGCCGATCGCAGTCGACGCTATGCGACGCTGTTGGACGAACGGATCCCGGCCGGAGGATGGGTGGCGATCTGTGCCGAGCGCAGTCCGGAGGTCGTCGGTCTGGTGATGGGTGCGTTGCTCGCCGGTCGGGCGGTGGTCCCGCTGGAGCCGGCGCACCCGGTACCGCGGCTGCGCAGCACATTGGACGATGCCGAACCCGCGCTGCTGATCCATGATCACACCGCGCCGGCCGGTCTGATCACCTCCTGGACGGGCGACCAGGCGTCGTTGGACGAGGTCGCCGCCGAGGTCGTCCTGGTCGACGAGCCCGACCCGATCTCGCCGGACCCGGCCGACGTCGCCTATGTGATCTACACCTCCGGCTCGACCGGGCAGCCGAAGGGCGTGATGGTCCAGCATCAGCAGCTGGCCGATCTGGTGATCGCGCGAACCACCGCCGACCCGATGATCACCACCGGTGACACGGTGCTCTCGATAGCCAGCCTCGCGTTCGACATGATGGTCACCGACATTTTCGTGACTCTGGCTGCCGGTGCCCGGGTGGTGCTGCCGCCGGAGGGAGACCGGCAACGCGATCCGGACGCTCTGTTGGCTGCCATCGAGGATCACCAGGTGACCACGGTGTATGCAACACCATCCCTGCTGCAGATGTTGGTGCTGGCTGGGCTCGGTTCCGAGGGGCGTCGCAAGATCAGGGTGCTCACCGGCGGCGAAGCCTTCAGCGAATCCCTCGCCGATGAACTGATCGGGCGCACCTCGGAGCTGTACAACGGTTACGGACCGACCGAGACCACGGTCTATGCGTCGTTCCACAAGATCACCGACACCGGGCATCGCCCCCTCGGCCGGCCGATCCCCGGAGCGCGGTTCTATCCGCTGGACGACCGACTCTCGATCAAGCCGATGCATGTCCGGGCGGAGCTCGGTATCGGTGGCAGCCTGGTCTCGGCCGGCTACCACCGGCGTGCGGCCCTGACCGCCGATCGTTTCCGTCCGGATCCGTACGCGACCGTTCCGGGCTCGCGCTGCTATCTGAGTGCCGACATGATCAAGGTCGACGGCGGCGGGCACGTGATCTTCGTTGGCCGGAAGGACTCCCAGGTCAAGATCCGCGGCCATCGGGTCGAGCCCGGAGAGGTGGAAGCCGTGCTGGCTGCGCTGGACGGTGTCGAGCAGGCAGCGGTGATCACCACCGACGACGGACCCGGTGGCACCGAGCTGCTCGGGTGCTACGTCGGCGGAGCGGACGTGACCGAGGTCCGGGAGGGCTTGCGGGCGCGGCTTCCTGAGCCGATGGTGCCGGCTCGGCTGCAATCGGTGGCCGCCATCCCGCTGACCGTGAACGGCAAACTCGATCGCTCGGCATTGGTACTGCGTGACGACCGGTCCGGTACGGTCGAATCGGCAGAGCCGGAGTCGGAACTCGAACGCAGCATCGCGGCGCTGTGGTGTGAAGTCCTTGAGCAGCCGAGGGTCGGGCTGACCGACAGCTTCTTCGATCTCGGTGGGCATTCACTGCTGGCGATGGAGATCGTTGCCAGGATCCGGGTTGCCTGGGGCACCAACCTCTCGGTGTGGGAACTGTTCGCCGAACCGACGGTGCAGGCTTGGGCCGCGGCCCTGGAGCAGGCGCTCGGATCGGATGACGAGGGCGACCAGGTGCGGACCGCTCCGGTCTCATTCGTCCAAGCGGCGCTGTGCGTTGCCGAACAGGTGGTACCGGGGAGCACCAGCCCCGGCTACGTGACCTCGGCCGATCTGACCGGGAAGCCAGACACCGGACGCCTGTTGGCCGCGCTGGAGAGCGTGGTGTTACGACATGACTCGCTGCGCACCAGGATCGACCTGCGCGGAGCGGACTCCCTCCAGGTCGTCGAGCAATATGCCGATCTCGACTTCGACGAACAGGTCGTCCGGGATCGCGACGAAGTGCACCGCGTCGTCGAGCAGTGGGCGGCCGAGCCGTTCGATCTGAGCACCGGACCACTGTTCCGGGTGCTGCTGACCGAGAACGCGGATCCCACCGATGCCCGCCACTGGTCGCTCCACCTGAATCTTCACGATGTGATCGGCGACCGGCAGTCCGCCGTCATCATGCTGCAAGAGCTTGCGGACCGTTATGCAGGCATCGACGCCGCCGACGGGCAGGACGGTCCGAGCTCGCTGCTGGACCTCTCCAAGCTGCAACGGAGCCAGTCGGCTTCCCCAGAGGCCGAAGCCCTGCTCACCGCGTGGGAATCGCGGCTCGCCCGTCGCGCAGTCGAAGCCGACGATCGATTCGAGACCGCGGTCTGCCCGGCAACACTCGATCCACAGACCGTCGATCGGCTCCGACGCCGCGCCGAACAGGCCGACACCGACCTGCAGACGGTCCTCCTCGCCGCGCTGCTGCAGGTGACCGGGACGCGGCTCGGTGCGTTGGTCCTCGACGGGCGGACGGCGGCGACCGCCGACATCGTCGGGCGGTTGGCGTCGACACTGCTGATCCCGACGTCGACCGCCGACCGTTCCGGTCCACCGAGCGTGACCGAGGTCCTCCGGGCCAAGGAATGGGCAGAGCAGAATCCTGTCCCGGCCGAATTGCTGACAGTCAGACTTCCGGGGCGGGTGACAGTCCCCGACGCGGTGGTTTCGGTGGCCGACTCCGCAGCCGCGATACCTACCGATGGGGGGCTGGTGATCCGCCCGCCGGAGGTCGGCGGTGCCACGGCCGGGCCGCGGACCGGTATCGGAGTAGTGCTCGAACTGCACCACACCGCTGACGGCGGATTGACCGGGCTGATCCAGTACCGGCCGTCGATCTTCGGGGATCGGATCGAACGCGTGCTGGATGATCTCGGAGCGGTGCTCGTGGCCGATGACGATTCGTCGGGTGATGGTCGGGTCGGCCGGGCTGACGCCGTCGGCGGTCCGACCTGA
- a CDS encoding alpha/beta hydrolase family protein, whose translation MSRTRLRYGDHPSHWVDLTVPDRPTDRPLPVIIFLHGGYWRDLHAADQVEPLIADLADRELALVNVEYRRTGDDPQHGDGGWPATFNDVAAAIDLLGRFRPGGHRDRPAADLDGVVLALDRVVAVGHSAGAHLAAWAAARPGLPTGAPGAGPRVRLSGYVSLAGVLDLITGAEQRLDDGAVQALLGGEPADRPEVYPIASPLSRVPIGVPGVCLHGTADDRVPIDQSVRFVEAAVAAGDRCRLVTLPGVDHFSYLDPTSAAWSAAKSAALELIG comes from the coding sequence TTGTCCAGGACGAGGTTGCGGTACGGAGATCATCCCAGCCATTGGGTCGACCTCACCGTTCCCGACCGGCCAACTGATCGACCGTTGCCGGTGATCATCTTTCTGCACGGCGGGTACTGGCGCGATCTGCATGCCGCCGACCAGGTCGAACCGTTGATCGCCGACCTGGCCGATCGCGAACTCGCACTGGTCAACGTCGAATACCGGCGGACCGGCGACGACCCACAGCACGGAGACGGCGGCTGGCCCGCGACCTTCAACGACGTGGCAGCCGCGATCGATCTGCTCGGCCGATTCCGGCCCGGTGGGCACCGTGATCGTCCGGCAGCTGATCTTGATGGGGTGGTTCTCGCTCTTGATCGGGTGGTCGCGGTCGGCCATTCGGCCGGTGCACACCTGGCTGCCTGGGCTGCGGCCCGTCCTGGACTCCCGACCGGGGCACCGGGAGCAGGTCCACGGGTGCGCCTCTCGGGCTACGTCAGTCTCGCCGGGGTGCTGGACCTGATCACGGGTGCCGAGCAACGGCTGGACGACGGTGCGGTCCAGGCCTTGCTCGGCGGTGAACCAGCGGACCGTCCGGAGGTCTATCCGATCGCCTCCCCGCTCAGCCGGGTGCCGATCGGAGTGCCCGGCGTGTGCCTGCACGGGACCGCCGACGATCGGGTCCCCATCGACCAATCGGTGCGATTCGTCGAGGCCGCTGTCGCGGCAGGCGACCGCTGCCGGCTGGTCACCCTGCCCGGAGTTGATCACTTCAGCTACCTTGATCCGACCAGTGCCGCCTGGTCCGCAGCGAAGTCGGCCGCCCTGGAACTGATCGGCTGA
- the purF gene encoding amidophosphoribosyltransferase → MVRGDGLLSHEIDPDDRGPQDACGVFGVWAPGEEVAKLTYFGIYTLQHRGQESAGIAVSNGRRITVFKDMGLVSQVFDESTLTSLRGHLAIGHTRYPTTGASVWQNSQPTFRSTATGGIALGHNGNLTNLDELEAWLADRDLPSASLVPGALSREVTNDTSVITALIATFTDLNTEEAAAQVLPRLRGAFSLVFMDEETLYAARDPQGIRPLCLGRLEHGWVVASESAALDTIGASFVREVEPGEMIAVDSAGLRSRRFAEPEPKGCLFEFVYLARPDSTISDRRLHSVRVEVGRTLAREHPADADLVIPVPESGTPAAIGYAEESGIPYGQGLVKNSYVGRTFIKPSQTLRQLGIRLKLNPLRDVIAGKRLVVVDDSIVRGNTQRALVRMLREAGAAEVHIRISSPPVQWPCFYGIDFPTRAELIATGLNTEEICRSIGGDSLGYVSLDGLIAASELPKDSFCRACFDGVYPVEIPLRERLGRQLPDLHPQTVDAAAETADVLPELDTDASVVAGVGAADALRRP, encoded by the coding sequence GTGGTACGAGGAGACGGGCTTCTTTCACACGAGATCGACCCCGACGACCGCGGTCCGCAGGACGCCTGCGGCGTCTTCGGGGTGTGGGCTCCCGGTGAGGAGGTCGCCAAGCTGACCTACTTCGGGATCTACACCCTGCAGCATCGCGGTCAGGAGTCGGCCGGTATCGCGGTCAGCAACGGTCGACGGATCACCGTCTTCAAGGACATGGGGCTGGTCAGCCAGGTCTTCGACGAATCCACCTTGACGTCGCTGCGCGGCCATCTGGCGATCGGCCACACCCGCTATCCGACCACCGGTGCCAGTGTCTGGCAGAACTCCCAGCCGACCTTCCGGTCCACCGCGACCGGCGGGATCGCCCTCGGCCACAACGGCAACCTGACCAACCTCGACGAGCTGGAGGCCTGGCTCGCCGACCGGGATCTGCCGTCGGCCTCGCTGGTCCCCGGCGCGTTGAGCCGCGAGGTCACCAACGACACCTCGGTGATCACCGCGCTGATCGCCACCTTCACCGACCTGAACACCGAGGAGGCCGCGGCGCAGGTGCTGCCGCGGCTGCGCGGCGCGTTCAGCCTGGTCTTCATGGACGAGGAGACGCTGTACGCCGCCCGGGATCCGCAGGGCATCCGGCCGCTCTGCCTCGGCCGGCTCGAACACGGCTGGGTGGTGGCCAGCGAGAGCGCCGCCCTGGACACCATCGGTGCCTCGTTCGTCCGCGAGGTCGAGCCCGGCGAGATGATCGCGGTCGACTCCGCCGGTCTGCGCAGCCGCCGCTTCGCCGAACCGGAGCCCAAGGGCTGCCTGTTCGAGTTCGTCTACCTGGCCCGGCCGGATTCGACGATCTCGGACCGGCGGCTGCATTCGGTCCGGGTCGAGGTCGGCCGCACCCTGGCTCGGGAGCATCCCGCCGACGCCGACCTGGTGATCCCGGTGCCCGAGTCGGGCACGCCGGCGGCGATCGGCTACGCCGAGGAGTCCGGGATCCCGTACGGGCAGGGACTGGTCAAGAATTCCTACGTCGGCCGGACCTTCATCAAGCCCAGTCAGACCCTGCGACAGCTCGGCATCCGACTCAAGCTGAACCCGCTGCGCGACGTGATCGCCGGCAAGCGGCTGGTGGTCGTCGACGACTCGATCGTCCGCGGCAACACCCAACGGGCGCTGGTCCGGATGCTCCGGGAGGCGGGTGCCGCCGAGGTACACATCCGGATCTCCTCGCCGCCGGTGCAGTGGCCGTGCTTCTACGGCATCGACTTCCCGACCCGGGCCGAGCTGATCGCGACCGGACTGAACACCGAGGAGATCTGCCGTTCGATCGGTGGCGACTCGCTGGGTTATGTCTCGCTGGATGGGCTGATCGCTGCCAGCGAGCTGCCGAAGGACAGCTTCTGTCGGGCCTGCTTCGACGGGGTCTACCCGGTGGAGATCCCGCTCCGCGAGCGGCTCGGCCGACAATTGCCGGATCTCCATCCGCAGACCGTCGACGCAGCCGCCGAGACCGCCGACGTGCTGCCGGAGCTGGACACCGATGCATCGGTCGTTGCCGGTGTCGGCGCCGCCGACGCCCTCCGCAGGCCCTGA